In Pseudonocardia sp. DSM 110487, the sequence GGACGGCGGAGCGCGTCTTCCGGGCGCTCCTGCACGACGTCGAGGATCCCGGGGGACGCGACGTGCGCGTGTCCGTGAGCGCGAAGTCGGTGCTGTCGGACCGCCGCCTCGACCCCGCCGTCGACGGCCAGCTGCCGGTGCTCGACGAGGAGTTCGAGCTGGTCGAGCAGGTCCTCGCGACCGACGAACGCTGGCTGGCGGCACTCGCCGCACGGGCACTGGACGTGGCGAAGGTGCGCGTCGCACCGCTGTCGGCCGGGGTCTTCGAGTACCCGGAGGAGGCCGGCCGCCGGATCCTGCGCGGGCTCGCGTTCGTGCAGGAGCACCCGCGCGACCACGCCTGGGGCCGCCCGGTCGACGGCCTCGTCGGCTACGTCGACGTCCTGAACCGCACCGTCGACCAGGTGATCGACATCGGCGCGGTGCCGATCCCCGCGGAGCCGGCCAACTTCGACGACGTCGCGGTGACCGGCCCGCTGCGGACCTCGCAGAAGCCGATCGTGATCACCCAGCCGGACGGTCCCAGCTTCGCACTGGACGGCCACCTCCTGCAGTGGGAGAAGTGGTCGCTCCGCATCGGCTTCGACGCCCGTGAGGGTCTGGTCCTGCACCAGATCGCGTTCCGCGACGGGGACCGGGACCGGCCGATCATCCACCGCGCGTCGATCTCCGAGATGGTCGTGCCCTACGCCGACCCGTCCCCGGTCCGCAGCTGGCAGAACTACTTCGACACCGGCGAGTACATGATCGGCCGCTACGCGAACGCGCTCGAACTGGGCTGCGACTGCGTCGGCGACATCACCTACCTCGACGCCGTGATCGCCGACGAGTTCGGCCACCCCCGGGTGCTGCCGAACGCGATCTGCCTGCACGAGGAGGACCACGGGGTCCTGTGGAAGCACACCGACCTCTGGGCGGGATCCTCGGAGACGCGGCGCCAGCGCCGCATGGTCATCTCGTTCTTCACCACGATCGGCAACTACGACTACGGCTTCTACTGGTACCTCTACCTCGACGGCACCATCGAGTGCGAGGCCAAGGCCACCGGCGTCGTGTTCACCTCCGCCTACCCGGGCCCCGGCTACGACGGGACGAACCCCTACGCCTCGCAGCTCGCCCCCGGCCTCGGCGCCCCGTACCACCAGCACCTGTTCAGCGCGCGCCTGGACATGACGGTCGACGGTCCCGCCAACCTGGTCGAGGAGATCGAGGTCCAGCGCGTCCCCATGGGACCGGGCAACCCGCGCGGCAACGCCTTCACCCACCGCCGCACCCCTCTGCGCACGGAGTCGGCCGCGCAGCGGCTCGCCGACCCCCGCAAGGGCCGCGTCTGGCACATCACCAACCCGGGCTCGCGCAACCGGCTCGGCGATCCCGTCGCCTACGCGCTGCTGCCCGAGGGCAACCCGGAACTGCTCGCCGACGAGGACTCCTCGATCCACCGCCGCGCCACGTTCGCCACCAAGCACCTGTGGGTCACCCGTTTCGACCCGGCCGAGCGCTACGCCGCGGGCGACTTCGTCAACCAGCACGCCGGCGGCGCCGGCCTGCCCGCCTACACCGCGGGCGACCGCGACATCGACGGCCAGGATCTCGTCGTCTGGCACACGTTCGGCCTCACCCACTTCCCGCGCCCGGAGGACTGGCCGATCATGCCCGTCGACCACACGGGCTTCGCCCTCAGACCGGTCGGCTTCTTCGACCGCAACCCCGCTCTCGACGTCCCCCGCACCCGCGGCGCCCACTGCTCGGCCACAACCCCAGCCCCAGCCGCCGATGCCGCGACGAGCGCCGCCCGATCCGGAGCCGACCATGACTGAGCAGTCCGCCCCCGCGCGCGGCGCCGACCGCGACCACACCCTGCGCGGCTCCATCGGCGTCGCCGGCATCGTCTTCCTCGTGGTGGCCGCGGCCGCCCCGCTGACCGCGATCGGCGGCGCGCTGCCGGTCATGCTGGCGATCAGCAACGGGCCCGGCGTCCCGATGGCGTTCCTCGTCGTCGCCGTGGTCCTGCTGGTCTTCAGCGTCGGGTACGCAGCGATGAGCCACCACGTCGTCGATGCCGGTGCCTTCTACGCCTACGTCACGCGCGGCCTGGGCGCCCGGCTCGGGCTCGGCGCCGCGGCGCTCGCCCTGCTGACCTACACCGCGATCCAGGCCGCGATCTACGGGCTGGCCGCCACCACGCTGCAGAGCATCGTCACGCAGTACGGCGGGCCGGAGCTCCCGTGGTGGCTGCTCGCCGTCGTGCTCATCGCGGTCGTCGGCCTGCTCGGGTACCGCAGCATCGACGTCGGCGCCAAGGTACTCGGGGTCCTGCTCGTGCTCGAGATCGCGATCGTGGCCGTCCTGGCGGCGACGATCCTGGTCAAGGGCGGGCCGGAGGGCTACGCGCTCACCTCGTTCGCCCCCAGCACGTTCTTCCAGGACGGCCCCGGCATCGCCGTCATGTTCGCCGTCGCGTCGTTCGTCGGCTTCGAGGCGACCGCGATCTACGGCGAGGAGGCCCGCGATCCCCGGCGCACCATCCCGAAGGCCACCTACATCGCCGTCGTCCTCATCGGGGTGTTCTACGCGATCGCCAGCTGGGCGATCGTCGTCGCGTTCGGTCCGAGCCAGGTCGAGGCAGCGGCCCAGGCCGACACCGCCGGCCTGGTGTTCGCCGCGGCTGCGCAGTACATCGGCCCTTCCTACGCCGACGTCATGACGATCATGCTGCTGACCAGCCTCTTCGCCGCCCTGCTGTCCTTCCACAACGCCATCTCGCGCTACCTCTACGCACTCGGCCGCAAGGGCGTGGCCCCGGAGGCGCTGGCCCGCACCCACCCCAGGCACGGATCGCCGCACGTCGGGTCGCTCACCCAGACCGCCGCGACCGTCGTCCTGCTTGGCGTCTTCGCCCTCGCCGGCGCGGACCCGGTGCTGAACCTGTTCACGTGGATGTCGGGCGTCGCCACCGTGAGCGTGCTCGTGCTCATGGTGCTCACCGGCGTGGCGATCCTCGTCTTCTTCGCCTGCAACGAAGTCGACGCGCGGGTGTGGAACACCCGGATCGCCCCGGCACTGGGCCTGGTCGGCCTCGCGTTCGTGACGGTGCTCGTGCTGCTGAACTTCGCCACGCTGATCAGCGGTTCGGCCGTGCTGGCCGCGACCCTGCTCGCCGTCGTCGCCGCCGCGTTCGTCGGGGGCCTGGTCGTCGGAGCCGTGAAGCATCCGTCGCGGACCGGCGGGGTTCCCGGGCACGAGCTCGGTGCTGCCTCGCAGCAGGCGCTCTCCGAGAACTGACCGCGCGCAGTCCGTACCCGATCCCGGCCAGGAGGAACTGCACGATGAAGGTCGACCGTGTCCACCGCAACGCCCGCATCCACACCCTCGACCCGGCCCGACCGTCGGCGTCGGTGCTGCTGGTCGCCGACGGCCGAGTGGCGGCCGTCGGCGACGCCGACCTGCTCGAGCAGGTGGCGGGGGATCCCGAGGTCGTCGACCACGACGGCGCGTTCCTCATGCCCGGTCTCGCCGACGTCCACAACCACCACCTGCTCGCCGGCCGCGCCGCCCTCTACGAGCTCGCGCTCGACGGCGCCGCCGATCTCACCGGCCTCCTCGACGCCGTCCGCGCCTGGTCGGCCGAGCTCGCACCGGATGCGTGGGTGGTCGGGGGTGGCTGGGGCAGCAATCTCATCCCGGTGCTGTCGGACCGCGCGGCGCTGGAGGCGCTCGACCGCGCGGCCGGCGGGCGACCGGTGCTGCTCCGCGACGACAGCTGCCACAACCGCTGGGTCAGCTCGGCCGCGCTCGCCGTCGCCGGCATCGGCGCCGCGACCCCGGACGCGCCCGACGGCGCGATCGTCCGGGACCCCGGAACCGGGGAACCGGTCGGCCTGCTCATCGAGTCCGCCGTGATCCCCGTGGAACGGGCCCACGCGGCGTCCGCGGGCGCGACCGTGGAGCAGGACGCCGAGGCCAGCCACCGGGGCATCGCGATCCTGCACTCCGTCGGCGTCACCACCTTCCAGGACGCCGCCGCCTCGGTGCCGATGCTCGCGGCGCTCAAGCGCCTCGACGACAGCGGTCGCCTCGACGCATGGGTCGTCACCTCGATGCAGATCAACGACAAGATCTTCGGCACCCACCCGATCGGGCAGGAGCTCCTGGACCAGCGGGAGGCGTACCGCAGCACCCACCACCGCCCGGACTTCGTGAAGATCTTCCTCGACGGTGTCCCGACCTCGAAGACCGCGGCGTTCCTGCAGCCCTACCTGCCCGACGACGTACATGGTGCCGAGTGGCGCGGCGAGACGACGATGAGCAGCGACGAGCTGACCGCCTGGCTCATGCGGGTCGCCGAGCAGGGCCTCGGCGCGAAGGTCCACTGCACCGGCGACAGCTCGGTGCGGATGACGCTCGACGCGGTCGCGGCCGTCCGCGCGGCCGGCCACGCGGGCACCCGGTTCCACATCGCCCACGGCCAGTACGTCGACCCGGTGGACGTGCCCCGCTTGGCCGAGCTCGACGTCGTCGCCGACCTGTCGCCGGCCCTGTGGTTCCCCGGGGTCATCGTCGAGGCGATCTGCGCGTGCATACCGCGCGAGCGGGCCGAGCGGCTGCACCCCAACCGCGACCTCCTGGACGCGGGTGCCCGGCTCGCCGGCGGCTCCGACTGGCCGGTCATGCCCTCACCCAACCCCTGGTACGGCATCCAGGGGCTGGTGAGCCGGGCCGATCCCACCGGCTCGTTCCCCGGCCGGCTGTGGCCGGAGCAGGGCATCACCGTCGCCGAGGCGCTCCACGCGTACACGCTCGGAGGGGCGCGGGCGATGGGCACCGACGACGTCACCGGCTCGCTGGAGGTCGGCAAGTCCGCCGACTTCGTCGTGCTCGACCGGGACCCGTTCGCGGTCCCGGTGGACCAGCTCGGCGCGACCGTGACGGAGCAGACCTGGTTCGCCGGCCGGAAGGTGTACGACCGCACCAACGCCTGAGGGCGCCGGCTCCGGACGAACGGCCCCGAGCCCACCCACCGGTGGGCTCGGGGCCGTCGGCCGTTCAGGCGAGGTTGACGAACACGCTCTTCACCTCGGTGAACGCGTCGATGGCGCCCGTGCTCATCTCCCGGCCGAGGCCGGAGCTCTTGAACCCACCCCACGGAGCCGCGGGGTCGGGGATCGGCAGCCCGTTGACGAAGACCGACCCGGCGCGGATGCCCTCGGCGAGCCGGTGCGCGGTGCGCAGGTCCTGGGTCCACACCGCGGCGGCCAGCCCGTAGTCGGTGTCGTTGGCCCTGGCGACGAGCGAGGAGAGCTCGTCCTCGTCGGAGTAGGTCAGCACCGAGAGCACCGGGCCGAAGACCTCCTCGCGGGCGATGCGCATGTCGTCGGTGACCCCGGTGAGCACGGTCGGCGCGTAGAACCATCCCTTGTCCCGGGCCCGGATCCCGCCGGTCACGACCTCTGCCTGCTGCTGCCGGGCCACGTCGACCAGGCCGGAGACGTGGGCGAGGTGCTCGGCTGACACGAGCGGGCCCATCTGGGTACCGGGGTCCGACCCGGGTCCGATCGGGACGGCCGCAGCGCCCGCGGCGAGCTTGCCGACGAACTCGTCCACCCGGCGCTCATCGACGTAGAACCGCGTGTAGGCGGCGCAGACCTGCCCGGAGTTGAGCAACGCTCCTCCGAGATTGCCCGCCACGGCGGCGTCGATGTCCGCGCTCCGGGTGATGATCGAGGGCGCCTTGCCCCCGAGCTCGAGCGTCACGCGCTTGAGGGTGTCCGCGGCGCTGCGGGCGATCTCCTTGCCGACCGCGGTGGATCCGGTGAAGGAGATCTTGTCGACGCCGGGGTGGTCGACGATCGCCTTGCCGACCCGCCCGTCGCCGGTCAGGAGGTTGATCACGCCGCGCGGGAACCCGGCCCGCTCGGCCAGCTCGACGAGGCGGATCGTGCTGAGCGGGGTCTGCTCGGCCGGCTTCAGGATGGTGGTGTTGCCGGTGGCCAGCGCCGGGGCGAGCTTCCACGAGGCGATGCTGAGCGGGAAGTTCCACGGCGTGATGAGGCCGCAGACCCCGATCGGCTCGCGGCGGGTGTAGTTGAGGGTGTCCGGGGTGGAGACGGGGTTGACCGTTCCCTGGATCTTGGTGACCCAGCCGGCGTAGTAGCGGAAGTGGTCGGCCGTCATCGGCACCGTGACCGTGCGGGCGATCGAGAGCGGCTGTCCCTGGTCGAGGGTTTCCAGGCGGGCGAGCTCGTCGGCGTCGGCCTCGACCAGGTCCGCGAGCCGGAACAGCAGCGCGGCGCGGTCGCGCGGCACCAGGTCGCGCCAACCCGGGTCGCTCAGCGCCCGGCGGGCGGCGGCCACCGCAGCGTCGACGTCGGACTGCTCCGCCCGGGCCACCGTGTCGATCAGGGTCTCCGTGGCGGGGTCGTAGGTCGGGTCCTCGGCACCTGCGGCGCCCGGCACCCAGTCCCCGTCGATGTACAGCAACTTCGGCATGCGCGTTCCTCACTGGTCATGTGGGCAGGGGTAGGGAGGGGCGTCAGTCCGGGACCAGGTGCTCGACGGCCTCGGCGACGGCGAGGAGGTGGTCCTCGCCGTGCGGCCGACCGACGAGCTGCAGGCCGAGGGGCAGTCCCTGCGGTGAGCGCAGGCCCGGCACGGTCACGACGGGCAACCCGAGGACCTGCCAGGGACGGCTGAGGATCGGGCTCCCCGTGGCGGCGATGCCCTCCGGTGCCGGACCCAGCGCTGCCGGCCCGAGGACGGCATCGTGCTCGTCCACCAGGCCCGCGACGACCGGGCCCGCCTGCGCGACACGGTGGACGGCGTCCCGGTACGCGTCGGCGGGCATCTGCGCGCCCTGCCGGAGGAGATCGGCGAGGGGTTCGCTGAGGCGGTCCAGGTGCTCCAGCTCCGCCTGCCGCTCCCGGGCGGCCTCGAACGCCATGATCGACGCGTGGTCCGCGGCCAGCTCCGCCGGGAGGCGGGTCGGCGCGAGCCGGGTGACCGTGGCACCCGTTGCCGCCAGCCGGGACGCGGCCCGGTCGAGCGCGGCTGGCATCGCCGGATCGAGCTCGCCCAGACCGTCGGGCTCCCAGAACAGGATGCGCAGCGACCGCGGCGCGACGGTGTGGTCGCCGCTCAGCGCGGCCGTGAGCGCACGGTCGTCCGCGCGCACCGCGGCCCACGCAGTACGGAGGTCGGCCACGCCCGCGGCCAGCAGTCCGAGGGAGTCCAGGGAGGGGCTCAGGCCGACGACTCCGGACGTGGACAGCGATCCCCGGGTCACCACCAGGCCGGCGACCCCGCAGAAGGCGGCGGGCCGGGTCAGGGACCCGGCGGTCTGGGAACCGATCGCGAGCGGCACCATCCCGGCGGCGACGGCGGCGGCGGAGCCGCTCGACGACCCGCCGGGCGTGTGCGCCAGGGCTGCGGGGTTGCGGGTGGGTCCGGGCGCGAAGTAGGCGAACTCGGTGGAGACCGTCTTGCCAAGGGGGACGGCGCCGCAGGCCCGCAACAGCGCGACGACCTGCGCGTCGGCGGTGGCCGGCGCGGCACCGCGGCGCAGGTCCGAACCGCACTCCGTGGGCAGGCCGGCGACGTCGATGATGTCCTTGACACCGACCGGGACTCCCCGGAGCGGACCGGCGCCCGGCGCGCTGCGCAGCTCCGCGTCCGGGCGCTGGCGGACCCAGGCGTGGATCCGGTGCTCGCACGCGGCGATCCGCGCTGCGGCGCGGTCGAGGAGATCCTGCGGTCGGGCCCGCCCGTCGCGCAGGTCGCGGACGGTGGCCGCCAGCGACCAGCGCTCGGCGAGGGCGCCCGGGCTCACGTCCACCTCGCGTCGGCGACCCAGTAGTCCATGCCGCTCTCGCTCACGAGGTGGCGCCACTCCGACACCCGCCGCAGGTCGGGCTCCACACGGGCGGTAACGGCGTCCGCGGCGTCGGGTCCGTCGGCGTCGACCTGCCAGTGGACCCAGTTCACCTCGCGGCCCGCGTCGTCGTGGACGAACAGGTCGACGTGCCGCCAGCCCCAGCCGTGCGTGTCGTTGTAGCAGGTCAGTGTCATGCGCAGCGGGCTCTCACCATGCTCCACGGGCATCCCTCCGTCGTCGTCCGGTCGCGGCTCAGACGGTGGTGACCGTGGGCTCGCCCAGCCGGTGGAACTGCCGCTTGAAGTAGACGAGGCCGTCGGTGCTGTCGCGCACGACCGTGCGCGTCACCTCCACGAACATCACCGAGTGGGAGCCGCGCAGGGTGTGGCCCGTGATCCGGCCGACGAGCGCCACGAGCGCGTCCTTGAGGATCGGCACGTCCTCGGACTCGTGGTCCCACACGGCCCAGCCGAAGCGCTCCTCCATCGGGATCTTGGTGGCGCCGGCGAAGTGCATCGCGAGCTCCTCGTGCTCGGCGCCCAGCACGTTGACGCATACCCGGCCGTTGCGCCTGAAGATGTCGTGGGTGTAGCTGGACTGGTTGACGCACACCAGCACGGTGGGCGGGGCGTCGGTCACCGAGCACACCGCGCTGACGGTGATCCCGGCCTTGCCGCCCGGTCCGTTGGTGGTCACGACGTTGACGGCGGCCGACAGGTGCGCCATCGCCGTCCGGAATTCGCGTCGCGCGTCCGCGTGTTCGGCCACCGCGAGCCTCCTCGACGATCAGTGGGAGCGACGACCGGCGCCGCAGTTCGACCGTATTGCGGGAGCGGGACGCGGAGAATGCCGAGTGTCTTTCCTCTCCAGGGTGCTCATCCTCAGCGACGTAGGTAATTCCTTCACTTCTCACCGGTTGCGGGCATTCGGTGATAGTCGTCCCGCCGTCGGGGCTTTAGCCTGGTCCGATGGCCGAGCCCCGGGTGTACGTCGTCGACGACGACGTCGATGTGCGGGATTCCCTGGTATGGCTCCTGGACAGCGTCGGCATCGCCGCGGAGGCGTTCGCCGGTCCCGAGGAGTTCCTGAGCGCTCTCGACCCGGAGATTCCCGGCTGCCTCATCGTGGACGTGCGGATGCCGCGGGTGAGCGGCTTCCAGCTCCAGGAACGCCTCAACCGGATGGGGGTCCCGCTGCCGGTCGTCTTCTGCTCCGCACACGGCGACATCCGCATGTCGGTGCGTGCCCTGCAGCAAGGTGCGGTGGACTTCATCGAGAAGCCCTACGACCCCCAGCAGATGATCGAGGTGGTCCAGACCAACCTGCTGCGCGCCACCGACCGGTTCGCGCAGCGCGACCGCAAGCGGCAGGTCGAGCAGCGGTTGCAGAACCTGACCCCGCGGGAGCTGGAGATCCTGCGCCTGGTCATCGACGGCCTCCCGAGCCAGAACATCGCCCGGCAGCTGGGGACGAGCGTGAAGACCGTCGACGTGCACCGGGCCCGGATCAAGAACAAGACCGAGGCCGACAGCATCGCCACGCTGGTGCGCGACATCCTCCAGAACGACGTGACGGTCTGAGGAACGTCAGGTCGTCCCGTCGACCGGACCGGGCAGCGCGAAGGTGAACACCGAACCCCGCGGGTAGGCCGGTACCGCGCCGATCATGCCGTGCTGCCGCGTGATGATGCGGTAGCTCAGCCCCAGCCCGATGCCGCTGCCGTGCTGCTTGGACGTCGCCGCACTCTCGAACACGCGGTCGTAGTCCTGGCCCGGCACACCGCGCCCGCGATCCTCCACGGCGAACCGGCCCCACCCGCCGTCCCGGCTCGTCCGCACGCGGACGACCCGCTCGGCGGGATCGACGGGATCCACGGCGGCGATCTCGTCGACCGCATTCGAGCAGAGGTTCACCACGACCTGACCGGTGAGCACCCGCTCGCACCGGACCGGGACGGGACCGTCGGCGAGGTCCACCTCGAGCCGGACGCCCACCGAGCGGGCCCGGAGCTCCACGAAGTAGAGGCACTCCGTCACGATCGCGTTCAGGTCCGTCTCCTGCTCCACGTGCTCGAGGTGGCCCACGAAGCCCTTCAGGCTGGTGACGATGCTGCGTGCCCGCTCGATCTGCCGGCGCGCGCCGTTCATGCCGAGCTCCAGCCCGGCTTCGCCGTCGGGCAGCAGCCGTGCGATGCCGTCCAGGTAGTTGCTCGCCGCGGAGAGCGGCTGGCCCAGCTCGTGCGCGATGGCCATCGCCATGTCCCCCATCGCGTTGTAGCGCGCGAGGTAGTTCTCGTGGTGCACCTCGCGCTCGCGCTGGACCTCGGCCCGCACCCGGGGGGTGACGTCGTGGACGAGCAGCACGACGCCGCAGGAGCCGTCGACGGCCGTCGTGGTCTCCACGCTCGCCTCCAGCCAGCGGCGCGCGTCCTCGGGGCGACGGGCGTGGATCCGCACCGAGGTCAGCGGCGAGCTCGACGACGTGGCCGAGGCGAGGACCTCGTCCCACGCCACCGGCCGGCCTCCCTCGACGAGATCACCGAAGTCGAGCAGGCTCGCCCCGACCAGCTCGTCACGGCTGGTGCCCAGCTGCACGAGGGCGCTGTCGGTCGCGTACTCGACGGTGCCGTCCGCCCGGACGGCGAGCGCTCCCGTCACCGTACGCCGGGCCAGCGCCTCGACCAGGTCGGTCGTGCGCAGCAGGGTCCGCTCGAGCTCCTGCTCCCGCTCGATGTCGCGGAACTGCACCAGCACCGCGGGCCCCGTGCTCAGCTCTACCCGGGTGGCCCGGGCATCGGTGGGGAACTCGCGTCCCGACTTCGACCGGTACCGCCACTGGATCCGGCTGTGCCCGCGCTCGACGGCCTCCTGCAGCCACGCACGGCCCAGCGACCGGCGGTACTGCCAGGCCTGGCTGCTCATGTCGGGCGCCTTGAGCGGGCGCAGCTCGTCGAGGGTGAACTCGAGCATCGAGCACGCCGCCGGGTTGGCCCAGAGGATGTCCTTGGTCGCGGCGTCGTGGACCAGGATGCACTGCGTCGCGGCGTCGAGGAGCGCGGCCCGGTCCTCCGCGCACAGCTCCTCCGCGGTCCCGGACGGGTTCATCCGTGATCGTTCCCTTCGTTCCGCCGCGCCTGTGGCGAGCAGCGTAGTCCGCCGGGTGGCCACCACACTGCCGCGTAGGGGATTCCCTTAGCCGTGGAGAGGGTTTCCCGACCGATTGTCCAGCCACTCCCAACTGTTTCTCCCGGCGTTCTCCGAATACCGTCGAGAAAGCGACATCCGAGCGGAACAAGGGGAGATTCACGTGCTGCAGACCGGTCATTTCACCGCGCCGCCGGCGAACCTGCTCGCGTTGACCCCGCTCGACGACGTCCTCGCCGAGATCGTCGAGCGCCGCGGCGAGTTCCGGACGATGGGCTACGTGCCCGACGACATGATCGCGAAGTTCAAGGCGGTCGGCATCTACCGCGCGTCGGCACCGAAGCGGTTCGGCGGCGACGCCCTCCCGCCCGCCGAGTTCCTCCGCGTGGTCGAGCGCATCTCGACCGCCGACGGGTCGGCCGGCTGGGTCGCGAGCTTCGGTTCCGCGCTGGTCTACCTCGCCGCGCTCCCCCTGGAGACCCAGGCCGACCTCTACCGGGACGGGCCGGACGTCGCCTTCGCCGGCGGTCTCTTCCCGGTGCAGCCCGCCAAGGACACCGGCAGCGGTTTCCTGGTCAACGGCCGGTGGAAGTGGGCCAGCGGCTGCATGGGCGCCGACGTCCTCGGGGTCGGCATCCCCGGCGACGAAACCACCGGCGGCAAGCCGCGCACCGTGCTGCTGCGCCCGGACCAGGTCGAGATCGTGCAGGACTGGGACGTCGTCGGCATGGCGGGCACCGGCAGTTTCGATCTCGTCGTGCGCGACGTCGAGGTACCGAAGGAGCGCACGTTCATCCGGGGCGGCGCCCCCACTGTCGACGAGCCGCTCTACCGCTACCCCAGCCTCGCCTACGCGGCCCAGGTGCTCGCCGTGGTCAACGTGGGGATCGCCCGCGCGGCCCTCGACTACGCCGAGGAGGTCGCCGGTGGCGGCACCGGGGTGACCGGGGCGCCGAAGCTGGCCGATCGCGCCTACTACCGCATCGACATCGCGCGGGCCGAGGCACGGCTGCGGTCGGCGCGGGCCTTCTTCTACGAGGCCGCCGAGGAGGCGTTCGCGACCGTACTCGCCGGTGACCCGGTCTCCGACGCGCAGAACGGCCTGCTGCGGCTGTCGTCCACGCACGCCGTCCAGACGGGATCGGAGGTCGTCCGCTCGGTCTTCGAGCTCTCGGGGACGAGCGCGATCTACAACGACCACCCGCTGCTCCCGCTGCTGCGGGACTCGCTCGTGCCGACCCAGCACGCCTTCCTCGGCTCCTCCATGTACGACGCCGCGGGCGCGGTGCTCATGGGGCTGCCGCCCACCATCCCCGGCTTCCGCTGATCCCCCACCCGACCTCGAGGAAGAGGAGCCCCACATGAGCGCACCGCTGCGCGTGCTGTTCTGCATCGGCATCAACCAGAACTTCTTCGACCTGCCCACCGGGCAGGGGGGCGCGGTCTGGAAGGCGACCGTGCAGCTGCTCGACGAGATCGAGGCCATGGCCGGTGTCCGGGTCCTCGGCACCATCGACGACGACGCCCACATGGTGGGGCCGTCGGACGGCTGGCCGTGGACCGCCTACGTCCTGGCCGACGTGGACACCCAGGAGACGGTCAAGGCCGTCTGCAACCTGTTCCGCACCATCCCGGTCGGCGAGCACTCCCTCTGGCGCTACGCCAAGGTCGAGGCCCGCATCGGCCGGCCGCTGGTGGTCCGCGACGACGTCGAGATCGAGGCGACGTCGTGACGCCCACCCCGCCCGCCCCGGCCCTCGTCGAGCCCGACCGCGTCCACGGGTCCCTCTACACGGACCCGGAGATCTTCGAGCAGGAGCTGACGAAGATCTTCGAGTCGACCTGGGTGTGGGTCGCGCACGACAGCGAGCTGCCCAAGCCGGGGACCTTCAAGTCCACCTACGTCGGGCGCCAGCCGGTGATCGTCACCCGGGACCGCAAGGGCACCGTGCGCACCCTGCTCAACCGCTGCCGCCACCGGGGCGCGAGCCTCTGCGAGAAGCCGCGCGGCGAGGCCAACGGCTTCAC encodes:
- a CDS encoding acyl-CoA dehydrogenase family protein → MLQTGHFTAPPANLLALTPLDDVLAEIVERRGEFRTMGYVPDDMIAKFKAVGIYRASAPKRFGGDALPPAEFLRVVERISTADGSAGWVASFGSALVYLAALPLETQADLYRDGPDVAFAGGLFPVQPAKDTGSGFLVNGRWKWASGCMGADVLGVGIPGDETTGGKPRTVLLRPDQVEIVQDWDVVGMAGTGSFDLVVRDVEVPKERTFIRGGAPTVDEPLYRYPSLAYAAQVLAVVNVGIARAALDYAEEVAGGGTGVTGAPKLADRAYYRIDIARAEARLRSARAFFYEAAEEAFATVLAGDPVSDAQNGLLRLSSTHAVQTGSEVVRSVFELSGTSAIYNDHPLLPLLRDSLVPTQHAFLGSSMYDAAGAVLMGLPPTIPGFR
- a CDS encoding ATP-binding protein, whose amino-acid sequence is MNPSGTAEELCAEDRAALLDAATQCILVHDAATKDILWANPAACSMLEFTLDELRPLKAPDMSSQAWQYRRSLGRAWLQEAVERGHSRIQWRYRSKSGREFPTDARATRVELSTGPAVLVQFRDIEREQELERTLLRTTDLVEALARRTVTGALAVRADGTVEYATDSALVQLGTSRDELVGASLLDFGDLVEGGRPVAWDEVLASATSSSSPLTSVRIHARRPEDARRWLEASVETTTAVDGSCGVVLLVHDVTPRVRAEVQREREVHHENYLARYNAMGDMAMAIAHELGQPLSAASNYLDGIARLLPDGEAGLELGMNGARRQIERARSIVTSLKGFVGHLEHVEQETDLNAIVTECLYFVELRARSVGVRLEVDLADGPVPVRCERVLTGQVVVNLCSNAVDEIAAVDPVDPAERVVRVRTSRDGGWGRFAVEDRGRGVPGQDYDRVFESAATSKQHGSGIGLGLSYRIITRQHGMIGAVPAYPRGSVFTFALPGPVDGTT
- a CDS encoding response regulator transcription factor, translating into MAEPRVYVVDDDVDVRDSLVWLLDSVGIAAEAFAGPEEFLSALDPEIPGCLIVDVRMPRVSGFQLQERLNRMGVPLPVVFCSAHGDIRMSVRALQQGAVDFIEKPYDPQQMIEVVQTNLLRATDRFAQRDRKRQVEQRLQNLTPRELEILRLVIDGLPSQNIARQLGTSVKTVDVHRARIKNKTEADSIATLVRDILQNDVTV